A single window of Spirochaeta isovalerica DNA harbors:
- a CDS encoding tetratricopeptide repeat protein, with protein sequence MNNNDFMMSLLPYMAILGVVIVGSIVTLVLVKSSGGGKSNDKYQGKTKTTILKEANKKLASNPKDPNALMAIADIYFSDNNFAKAMKTYRMLVDLCAVNPDLDEYKINLRYGISAMEEKIYKEAYKSLMLARNTKPEDFQTNAYLGKIEFMMKKYDKSISYLLYALKIKPDHDESVKYLGMSYYKMKKYKEAVPRLNRAVSGHPDDKEALFALAISCNETGRVEHALKIFTHLRPDPVWGPKSALYSGTIHTKMRKLDKAVIDYEIGLRHENIPTEILLELKYRLAGVHSSEGRLDKSLEVLKDITRIDPGYKDVQTQVRKFRELSSNKNLQVYLNAPATDFVSLCRSITNIVIKKTKVNIIDVAFTNAEYVDIVAEVKAQKWEDLILYRYVRTDGLVGQIMVRDLYEKLKEHHAGRGFCFSAGGFTESAEQWVEARLIDLISKDKLIQYLNKIDTI encoded by the coding sequence TTGAACAATAATGACTTCATGATGTCTCTCTTACCATATATGGCAATTCTCGGAGTTGTCATAGTCGGCTCCATCGTTACTTTAGTTCTCGTAAAGTCCTCCGGAGGAGGCAAAAGCAATGATAAATATCAGGGAAAAACGAAGACCACTATCCTGAAAGAAGCCAATAAGAAGCTGGCATCCAATCCCAAGGATCCCAATGCGCTCATGGCAATTGCCGACATTTACTTCAGCGATAACAATTTTGCAAAAGCCATGAAAACCTATCGAATGCTTGTCGATCTCTGCGCGGTCAATCCCGATCTGGATGAATATAAAATAAACCTCCGCTATGGAATCAGTGCCATGGAGGAGAAAATCTATAAAGAAGCCTACAAGAGCCTCATGCTCGCCCGGAATACGAAGCCCGAGGATTTCCAGACTAACGCCTATCTGGGAAAAATCGAATTCATGATGAAGAAGTATGATAAGTCTATCAGCTATCTTCTCTATGCATTAAAGATTAAGCCGGACCACGATGAATCGGTGAAATATCTGGGAATGAGCTATTACAAAATGAAAAAGTACAAGGAAGCGGTTCCCCGTTTAAACAGAGCGGTGAGCGGACATCCCGACGATAAGGAAGCTCTTTTTGCTCTGGCTATCAGCTGTAATGAAACCGGCCGTGTGGAGCACGCCCTGAAGATTTTCACCCACCTCCGGCCCGACCCGGTCTGGGGCCCCAAATCAGCCCTCTATTCGGGAACGATCCATACGAAAATGAGAAAACTCGACAAAGCTGTTATCGATTACGAGATAGGCCTGAGACACGAGAACATCCCGACCGAAATACTTCTCGAACTCAAATACCGTCTGGCCGGAGTCCACAGTTCCGAAGGAAGACTCGACAAGTCTCTGGAAGTGCTGAAAGACATTACCAGAATCGATCCCGGATACAAAGACGTGCAGACCCAGGTGCGGAAGTTCAGAGAGTTGAGTTCCAACAAAAATCTGCAGGTTTACCTCAACGCCCCGGCGACGGATTTTGTATCCCTTTGCCGGAGCATCACAAACATTGTCATCAAGAAAACGAAAGTCAATATTATAGATGTAGCTTTTACCAATGCGGAATACGTGGATATCGTGGCGGAAGTCAAAGCCCAGAAATGGGAGGACCTGATCCTCTACCGCTACGTCCGCACAGACGGCCTGGTTGGCCAGATAATGGTCCGTGATCTCTATGAAAAGCTGAAAGAACATCATGCAGGAAGAGGCTTCTGCTTTTCCGCCGGAGGCTTCACCGAGTCGGCGGAACAGTGGGTGGAGGCCAGACTGATCGACCTGATCTCAAAAGACAAGCTGATTCAGTACCTGAACAAAATCGATACGATTTAA